A window from Podospora bellae-mahoneyi strain CBS 112042 chromosome 1 map unlocalized CBS112042p_1, whole genome shotgun sequence encodes these proteins:
- a CDS encoding uncharacterized protein (EggNog:ENOG503P71S), producing the protein MRISMSRAWMAVTYMVLGLANGQDRGQDAASPINTGVGKANESVLFDPLKFKGNYNPEAAIFLVKGSMPGTTFTWRSQNYEVVNKIALWQSSEDNSAMSGMSPPQEITFVAVVYENPPEQPSGQFPEVTTSTNTLNLMMKPTVPSPTPGAPGVRLRQPPKSDGCSKLISARQNGPGGSLMFDPNELRAKCDKVFKPGFPLYFVASWVDNGQYRKSYSRAFTVVYHEEGYAVASTNPLFKDTNPYIQMGSDDGTDAPEAPSATSTPLGGGSIPTNGDPAALSPAPKSGLELGAIIGIAVGCGLAGLLAVLGIIWFVVRRRQQKQNLHPTGSFNSDHRGDDLMAEKEAHTGVDVDASPNSPYSDDGHPNGTYPTGTAVTTIAAPAAAAPPHLQDQSRSYTPYSDRAGAAAGITTTTPSTRTESLAQNDDGARANVPSPIPGRATPRGLTTPYAHLVEEGMTEDEIRRLEEEERQLDAAIEQAGRR; encoded by the exons ATGAGGATATCGATGAGCCGGGCCTGGATGGCCGTCACATACATGGTGCTTGGATTAGCGAATGGGCAAGATCGTGGGCAAGATGCCGCTTCACCTATAAATACTGGAGTTGGGAAAGCCAATGAATCTGTGCTATTCGACCCCTTGAAATTCAAGGGCAATTATAACCCTGAGGCGGCCATATTCTTGGTCAAAGGGAGTATGCCTGGGACCACTTTCACCTGGAGGAGTCAAAACTACGAGGTTGTCAACAAGATCGCGCTCTGGCAAAGTAGCGAGGACAACAGCGCCATGAGTGGTATGAGCCCACCACAGGAGATTACTTTTGTGGCAGTCGTATACGAGAACCCCCCAGAACAGCCGTCCGGACAGTTTCCCGAGGTGACAACGTCAACAAACACGCTCAACCTTATGATGAAGCCAACagttccatcaccaacacctgGGGCCCCAGGTGTGAGACTACGCCAACCTCCCAAGTCCGATGGTTGCAGCAAATTAATTTCAG CCCGACAGAACGGCCCTGGCGGTTCCCTCATGTTTGACCCGAATGAGCTTAGAGCAAAGTGTGACAAGGTGTTCAAGCCAGGTTTTCCACTCTACTTTGTGGCCAGTTGGGTGGACAATGGTCAATACCGCAAGAGTTATAGCAGAGCCTTTACAGTGGTTTATCATGAAGAGGGATATGCGGtcgcctccaccaaccctctATTCAAAGATACAAACCCTTATATTCAGATGGGAAGCGATGACGGGACTGATGCACCAGAAGCACCTtcggcaacctcaacccctctGGGTGGCGGCTCCATACCGACCAACGGAGACCCAGCCGCCTTGAGCCCAGCCCCAAAGAGTGGACTTGAGCTGGGAGCCATCATCGGCATCGCCGTCGGCTGCGGTCTAGCAGGTCTCCTCGCCGTCCTAGGAATCATCTGGTTCGTcgtccgccgccgccaacaaaAGCAGAACCTCCACCCCACCGGCTCCTTCAACTCTGACCACCGCGGCGACGATCTCATGGCCGAGAAAGAAGCCCACACCGGCGTCGACGTAGACGCCTCACCAAACTCGCCTTACTCCGACGACGGTCACCCCAACGGCACATACCCAACAGGCACCGCCGTCACAACAATAGCCGcgccagcagcggcagctcctcctcaccttcaagACCAATCCCGTTCTTACACACCATACTCTGACCGAGCAGGAGCCGCAGCCGGAAttaccaccacaacaccaagcaCCCGAACGGAATCTCTTGCCCAAAACGACGACGGGGCCCGTGCCAACGTTCCCAGCCCAATACCAGGGCGGGCGACACCACGGGGTCTAACCACACCATACGCCCACTTGGTAGAGGAAGGAATGACGGAGGATGAAATCAGGaggttggaagaggaggaaaggcaGCTGGACGCTGCGATTGAACAAGCAGGGAGACGATAA
- a CDS encoding uncharacterized protein (EggNog:ENOG503P4SJ; COG:S), protein MHLAGQAAFAAQPHHCITLDNYQIIMATTSPEATSEPQVVFKAGKKRKAYRQRVEEPESANADSQHAIEPTPENPPAVAGNGAQTTAAEQDEEKGLSVAEVLRLRNSRKHKFGGVGFRARPGQSTHGDDDGSVPEEQSLVLHGSAETEAEPFGGITQRFAPQTGLAGDQVNKHMEEYVESALARRKRQAAELTVQQESLDAGASSANAANSDSRTLPFSGPQVDSQRALQGKLMEIDLGDEARERNIEMTERARKRLQGQIDEEDENEGRRKTRLGPDGKPWRGRRRRGSEDIKRDQLVEEFLSENKLDIYDVPSAETPSAADLGEGDEYAADDRIAEEFRRDFMDAMAQRHRKKRVAQPAAKPGASRTEEVLKGPKLGGSRNARAAMREILLKEQATKRR, encoded by the exons ATGCACCTTGCTGGACAAGCAGCTTTCGCCGCGCAACCACACCATTGCATCACACTAGATAATTATCAAATCATCatggcaacaacaagccCCGAAGCTACGTCCGAACCGCAAGTCGTCTTCAAGGCcgggaaaaagagaaaagcgtACCGCCAACGAGTCGAAGAACCTGAAAGCGCGAACGCTGATAGCCAGCATGCGATCGAGCCAACCCCAGAAAACCCCCCAGCGGTAGCAGGCAATGGCGCGCAAACAACAGCTGCTGAACAGGACGAAGAGAAAGGCCTCTCTGTCGCCGAGGTACTCAGATTACGAAACTCGCGAAAGCACAAGTTCGGCGGCGTTGGCTTCCGCGCAAGGCCCGGACAGTCGACACATGGCGATGACGACGGCAGCGTCCCCGAGGAGCAAAGCCTGGTTCTCCACGGCAGTGCCGAGACGGAAGCAGAACCCTTCGGCGGAATCACACAACGGTTCGCGCCCCAGACAGGTCTGGCTGGCGATCAAGTCAACAAGCATAT GGAGGAATATGTAGAATCTGCATTGGCTAGACGAAAGCGGCAGGCCGCGGAGCTCACAGTACAGCAAGAAAGCCTCGATGCTGGCGCATCATCAGCAAATGCGGCCAACTCAGATTCGAGAACTTTGCCTTTCAGTGGCCCACAGGTGGATTCGCAGCGAGCTTTACAAGGCAAGCTTATGGAGATTGACCTGGGTGATGAAGCTCGCGAGCGCAACATCGAGATGACGGAGCGTGCTCGAAAGCGATTACAAGGGCAgatcgacgaggaagatgagaatGAGGGCCGAAGGAAGACCCGCCTTGGCCCAGATGGGAAGCCATGGCGTGGCCGGAGGCGCAGAGGAAGCGAAGATATCAAGCGAGATCAGCTCGTGGAGGAGTTTTTGAGCGAGAACAAGC TCGATATCTACGATGTACCTTCGGCAGAAACTCCCAGTGCGGCTGAcctgggagaaggagatgaatACGCAGCAGATGATCGCATCGCTGAAGAATTCCGCCGTGATTTCATGGACGCCATGGCGCAGAGACACCGGAAGAAACGTGTAGCTCAGCCCGCTGCTAAGCCTGGCGCCAGCCGAACAGAAGAGGTCCTCAAAGGGCCGAAGTTGGGTGGCAGTCGAAACGCAAGAGCAGCCATGCGGGAGATATTACTCAAAGAGCAGGCCACGAAGCGAAGGTGA
- a CDS encoding uncharacterized protein (EggNog:ENOG503NZ3C), giving the protein MASYNDPYDIPARERTTRRYYREERREDPRAYDTRDSYLNVQSSRDLVPRAREDSDLSVEEIRREFPPPGYSTRDLRRARSAEPGQYDDYDDRRSHYSRYDDRSAYGHEHDRRSLRRTDSYYEEQHKKKVRMLSKQEQIIAAISGAAIAIGGKELYDRREANQAGTPEVQRNILASVALGAAGALAGYQGTEFYNKKKEKEEKKILAHRGYYSDDDGESAKEKKGHKNFLESALAAAGLGGAVKALTGKDKDKDDKSDTRSRRDTSRSRSRSRSRSRSTSRSRGEKGKGEGANKIQKAAMASLIAGATEAFRISKQPGSWKGEKAKRVFTAAAGAATLDAAQDTEKAGSKLGLAEAVMGGLLGNRVINGSKKNIEMDEKTGRSRSRSRRRSKSGDSQSGGGVSGLAALATAGLGAFAGKKIMDSHERSKSRGRSADSYDSRDGDRRRSRSRSVVDSARRKMAKIGLGNGPDDDDWDRRRDRSRDRDYSRSRSRDRGHRDDHDDRSARRHRDDDRDYDKRRRDSDYDDARSHRSGGGRDRSRRRGHSLSDDDLGDSDDDKRRGSKMRGKQILTTGLAAVATIHAAHSVYSSMEKRNLRHKAVKDGRLSEEQAKKMKKKALLQDAAAVGIAALGVKGALHEIKEARELKHELHEWKEERAERRKRRLERQLEMVHGDVNSGSGGSDRGGGDRQVGRHRADNWSSPNPPRTERYYGEGPRYSDGNPYAALPPPPYDRR; this is encoded by the coding sequence ATGGCCAGCTACAACGACCCCTACGACATCCCCGCGAGGGAGCGCACAACCCGGCGCTACTACCGGGAAGAGCGCCGTGAGGACCCTCGGGCTTATGACACCCGCGACAGCTATCTCAATGTCCAGTCTTCGCGCGACCTGGTACCGCGGGCCCGCGAGGACAGCGATCTCTCCGTAGAAGAGATCCGTCGTGAattccctcctcccggcTACTCAACCCGTGATTTGCGCCGCGCCCGCTCTGCCGAACCTGGACAGTACGACGACTATGACGACCGCCGGTCTCACTACAGCCGCTATGATGACCGCAGCGCTTACGGTCATGAGCATGACCGCCGGTCTCTGAGGAGGACAGACAGCTACTACGAGGAACaacacaagaagaaggtccGCATGCTGTCGAAGCAGGAGCAAATCATTGCTGCTATCAGCGGAGCTGCCATCGCTATCGGTGGTAAGGAGCTGTATGACCGCCGCGAGGCCAACCAGGCCGGCACTCCCGAAGTTCAGCGCAACATTCTGGCTTCTGTCGCCCTCGGAGCTGCAGGCGCTCTTGCGGGATACCAGGGGACTGAGTTctacaacaagaagaaggagaaggaagagaaaaagatcTTGGCTCACCGAGGTTATTATTCGGACGATGACGGAGAAAGcgcaaaagagaagaagggccaCAAGAACTTCCTCGAGAGCGCTCTCGCTGCTGCGGGCTTGGGTGGTGCCGTCAAGGCTCTGACcggcaaggacaaggacaaggacgacAAGTCTGACACCAGGAGCCGTCGTGATACCAGCCGTTCAAGATCGAGATCGAGGTCTAGGTCCCGGTCTACCTCTCGCTCTCGGGGTGAGAAGGGCAAGGGTGAAGGCGCCAACAAGATCCAAAAGGCAGCTATGGCCTCGCTCATTGCCGGTGCCACCGAAGCTTTCCGCATTTCCAAGCAGCCCGGTTCATGGAAGGGCGAGAAGGCTAAGCGCGTCTTTACTGCTGCCGCCGGTGCTGCCACACTCGACGCTGCTCAGGACACTGAGAAGGCCGGCAGCAAGCTCGGCTTGGCTGAGGCCGTCATGGGTGGTCTGCTCGGCAACCGCGTCATCAACGGTTCCAAGAAGAACATCGAGATGGATGAGAAGACGGGCCGATCGCGATCGAGATCTCGCCGGCGTTCCAAGAGTGGCGACAGCCAgagtggaggtggtgtgAGCGGTCTGGCCGCTCTTGCCACAGCTGGCTTGGGCGCCTTTGCCGGCAAGAAGATCATGGACAGCCATGAGCGGTCCAAATCTCGTGGCCGGAGCGCCGATTCATACGACAGCCGTGATGGCGATCGTCGCCGCAGCAGGAGCCGCAGCGTTGTCGACTCGGCCCGCCGAAAGATGGCCAAGATCGGCCTCGGTAATGGTCCCGATGACGACGACTGGGATCGTCGCAGAGACCGTAGTCGCGACCGTGACTACAGCCGCAGCCGGAGCCGTGACCGCGGACACCGGGACGACCATGACGACCGCTCTGCGCGCCGCCACAGAGATGACGACAGAGACTACGACAAACGGCGCCGCGATTCAGACTATGACGACGCCCGTTCCCACCGCAGCGGTGGAGGACGTGATCGTTCACGCCGCCGGGGACACTCGCTATCAGATGACGATTTAGGGGATTCAGATGATGATAAGAGACGGGGAAGCAAGATGAGAGGTAAGCAAattctcaccaccggcctggCTGCCGTGGCGACCATCCATGCAGCCCACAGTGTCTATTCGAGCATGGAGAAGCGAAATCTACGCCACAAGGCGGTCAAAGACGGAAGATTGAGTGAAGAGCAagccaagaagatgaagaagaaggccctGCTGCAAgatgcggcggcggtgggcatTGCTGCTCTCGGTGTCAAGGGTGCCCTTCACGAGATCAAGGAAGCCCGCGAGCTGAAGCACGAGCTGCAcgagtggaaggaggagagggcagaGAGACGCAAACGGCGGCTTGAGAGGCAGCTGGAGATGGTTCACGGAGATGTCAACAGTGGTAGCGGTGGCAGCGATAGGGGTGGCGGTGACAGGCAGGTGGGAAGGCACAGGGCAGATAACTGGTCTTCCCCGAACCCTCCACGGACAGAGCGGTACTATGGCGAAGGACCTCGGTATTCTGATGGAAACCCATACGCCGCCctgcctccacctccatacgacaggaggtga
- the PWP1 gene encoding rRNA-processing protein (EggNog:ENOG503NU62; BUSCO:EOG09261DW8; COG:S), which produces MASMITTTAWVPRGFAAPFPNKYKFDEEEYERIAALAKLQLDDAEEDLAEAQEAEKKGSEKSDKKKVERETKDDDTSDIEIDDDLKEYDLEHYDDTDEEAGEGQSMGMFGNVKSLAYYESNKEDPYITLDPGADEDDEEREDLQILATDNLLLAAKIEDELAHLEVYVYEDAADNLYVHHDIMLPAIPLCVEWLDCPVNKAGVDKHSAANFVAIGTFDPDIEIWDLDTIDCMYPNAILGQGANPEEETKKKKKKKSKKANDEYHVDAVLALAANRKHRNLLASGSADKTIKLWDLHIAKCAKSYSYHTDKVCSLAWHGVESTVLLSGSYDRTAAIADMRAPGEQPMRVGVESDIETVRWDPHDPNFFYVSTENGIVHYFDARKATKDPSASSSVWKLQAHDESVSSFDLNPVIPGFMVTGSTDKTVKIWDITAAGPSLVVSRDFDVGKVFSTAFAPDREVAFRVSIAGSNGNVSVWDTSTNAGVRKAFAQKVPNLPTREDGAEDRLVAVNNDEEEESSSDEGEEDDEDDDSEEDSDEDGDSMDED; this is translated from the exons ATGGCGTCTATGATTACTACTACTGCCTGGGTGCCCCGGGGCTTTGCGGCACCGTTCCCCAACAAGTACAagtttgacgaggaagaaTATGAGCGCATCGCTGCTCTCGCCAAGCTGCagcttgatgatgctgaggaggatctgGCCGAAGCAcaagaggccgagaagaaggggtcAGAAAAGtccgacaagaagaaggttgaaAGGGAAACCAAGGATGATGACACTTCAGA CATCGAGATCGACGATGATCTGAAAGAATACGACCTCGAGCACTACGACGACACAGATgaggaggccggcgagggGCAGTCCATGGGCATGTTCGGCAATGTCAAGTCGCTCGCTTACTACGAATCGAACAAGGAGGACCCGTACATCACACTTGACCCTGGCGctgacgaggatgacgaagagCGTGAGGATCTGCAAATTCTGGCTACCGATAACCTTCTGCTCGCCGCCAAGATCGAGGACGAACTTGCCCACCTTGAGGTCTATGTCTACGAAGATGCTGCCGATAATCTCTACGTACATCACGATATCATGCTTCCTGCGATTCCACTGTGCGTCGAGTGGCTGGACTGCCCAGTAAACAAAGCCGGTGTCGATAAGCACTCGGCCGCCAACTTTGTCGCTATTGGGACATTCGACCCCGATATCGAGATTTGGGACTTGGATACCATCGACTGCATGTACCCAAACGCTATTCTGGGACAGGGCGCCAATCCCGAGgaggaaacaaaaaaaaagaagaaaaagaagtcgAAGAAGGCCAACGATGAATACCACGTTGATGCTGTGCTGGCGCTTGCTGCAAACAGGAAACATCGCAACCTCCTTGCTTCAGGTTCAGCAgacaagaccatcaagcTCTGGGATCTTCACATAGCCAAGTGCGCCAAGTCGTACAGCTACCATACCGACAAGGTCTGCTCGCTCGCCTGGCACGGCGTTGAGTCCACGGTGCTGTTGAGTGGCAGTTATGATCGCACAGCTGCCATTGCCGACATGCGCGCGCCTGGGGAGCAGCCAATGAGAGTCGGTGTAGAAAGCGACATCGAGACTGTCAGGTGGGATCCTCATGATCCCAACTTCTTCTATGTGTCGACTGAGAACGGTATTGTCCATTACTTCGACGCCCGCAAGGCCACCAAGGATCCTTCCGCCAGCAGCTCCGTCTGGAAGCTCCAGGCCCACGACGAGTCTGTTTCATCCTTTGACCTGAACCCGGTCATTCCAGGGTTCATGGTGACTGGTTCGACCGACAAGACCGTCAAGATTTGGGACATCACCGCTGCAGGTCCATCGCTTGTTGTCTCCCGTGATTTTGACGTTGGCAAGGTCTTCTCGACGGCTTTCGCTCCTGACCGTGAGGTCGCCTTCAGAGTTTCCATTGCCGGCAGCAATGGCAACGTCTCTGTGTGggacaccagcaccaacgcCGGCGTCCGCAAGGCCTTTGCCCAAAAGGTGCCAAATCTTCCCACTCgggaggatggtgctgaGGACAGGCTGGTTGCGGTCAAcaatgatgaggaggaggagagcagcagtgatgagggcgaggaagatgatgaggatgatgattcTGAGGAGGATTCGGATGAGGACGGAGACTCCATGGACGAGGATTAA
- a CDS encoding uncharacterized protein (EggNog:ENOG503P4SD) has product MSIARAFTTRRVKQSLQTSDLNGSPQQRSPKGSLGSIRHKISSPVELIHTTNMLSYNAPDLHPLSASSTGLHSRSDDDMSDSALTNGTTPPTSPDVESSPKRTMQKRVMSPEPNHLSAYFTAPGQPIEKPSLQKAAPIIPQRAPSHSKKSPAEVARQRSASGVSQRSQGSTNPSYTFSRSSSISTATTATSQISLPLHMQQHRSKNSAAAAAAADFVRMAAPPLTHRYYPAQPQPQRQHRKEVSVSQHPFGQELAQVSEIAEEYGLKEQMNVVDVEEKEMVAKGLKKFNANDYLGEIQGLFANFFGKESEPAVPASMAAAAWI; this is encoded by the coding sequence ATGTCTATCGCTAGGGCCTTCACGACTCGGCGGGTCAAGCAAAGCCTCCAGACATCTGACCTCAACGGTTCACCACAACAGAGGAGTCCAAAGGGGTCGCTGGGATCTATTCGGCACAAGATCTCCAGTCCTGTCGAGCTGAttcacaccaccaacatgcTTTCTTATAACGCCCCAGATCTTCATCCTCTATCAGCCTCGTCGACAGGCTTGCACAGCAGATCTGATGACGATATGTCCGACAGTGCGCTCACCAACGGAACCACACCACCTACTAGCCCCGATGTTGAATCATCGCCAAAGAGGACGATGCAAAAGAGGGTGATGTCGCCAGAACCGAATCATCTCTCCGCTTACTTTACAGCCCCCGGTCAACCAATCGAGAAGCCATCCCTTCAGAAGGCAgcacccatcatcccacaACGGGCGCCTTCTCACTCCAAAAAGTCGCCAGCTGAGGTTGCCCGGCAAAGGTCAGCTTCCGGGGTATCACAACGGTCTCAAGGATCAACAAACCCCAGCTACACTTTCTCTcggtcctcctccatcagcacagccaccaccgctaCCTCGCAGATTTCACTTCCCCTACACATGCAGCAGCACAGGTCAAAGAATTcagctgccgccgccgccgctgctgacTTTGTCCGGATGGCCGCGCCACCTCTCACACACCGATATTACCcagcacaaccacaaccccagcGACAACATAGAAAGGAAGTTTCCGTCTCTCAACATCCGTTTGGCCAGGAGCTCGCCCAGGTGTCGGAGATTGCGGAGGAGTATGGCCTCAAGGAGCAGATGAACGTGGTGGAcgtggaagagaaggagatggtggcCAAGGGGCTCAAAAAGTTCAATGCGAATGATTACCTGGGGGAGATTCAGGGGTTGTTTGCCAACTTTTTTGGGAAGGAGTCTGAGCCTGCGGTGCCAGCCAGCATGGCGGCTGCAGCTTGGATTTGA
- the PRP16 gene encoding DEAH-box RNA helicase prp16 (COG:A; EggNog:ENOG503NU3R): MGRDYEYDRSNKRRKLDFNPLRNDDRFSDIPSRPQNRFNSRSSTPRAGSRLAGASTPTQREFDGPEEGVDDQDAINALDRDWYGGDDDLGGHTFGDDTHNPFGDEAGWAAQEREAALIEKKVANFSRGGMNARQLQKQKDVDAWETNRMLTSGVAQRRDMGRDFEDDQEGTRVHLLVHDLRPPFLDGRTVFTKQLEPIPAVRDAQSDMAVFSRKGSRVVKERRTQRERAKQAQEATNVAGTALGNLMGVKEEDTDSALPIASEESGKAQNSNKFSEHMKKSEGASNFSQSKSLKEQREYLPAFAVREDLLRVIRDNQVVIVVGETGSGKTTQLAQFLYEDGYGKVGMIGCTQPRRVAAMSVAKRVAEEMEVKLGSTVGYAIRFEDCTSKETVIKYMTDGVLLRESLNEPDLDRYSCVIMDEAHERALNTDVLMGLFKKILQRRRDLKLIVTSATMNSKRFSDFYGGAPEFTIPGRTFPVDVMFHRSPVEDYVDAAVQQVLAIHVGKPAGDILVFMTGQEDIEVTCELVHERLDALNDPPKLSILPIYSQMPADLQAKIFDRAAPGVRKCIVATNIAETSLTVDGIMYVVDAGYSKLKVYNPRMGMDTLQITPISQANASQRSGRAGRTGPGQAYRLFTEKAFKDEMYISTIPEIQRTNLSNTVLLLKSLGVKDLLDFDFMDPPPQDTITTSLFDLWALGALDNLGELTDLGRKMNAFPMDPSLAKLLITSEQYGCSEEMVIIVSMLSVPNVFFRPKERQEESDAAREKFFVPESDHLTYLHVYTQWKANGYSDRWCVQHFLHSKSLRRAKEVRDQLLDIMKLQQMEMVSCGTDWDVIRKCICSGYYHQAAKVKGIGEYINLRTSVTVQLHPTSALYGLGFLPDYVIYHELILTSKEYMSTVTSVDPHWLAELGGVFYSVKEKGYSAREKRITETEFNKKMEIEAQMAADKKRHEEEVQAEEELKLVKKAGPAGKSKDKKTVTSGAVVKPVRKRAGRGF; this comes from the coding sequence ATGGGCCGCGACTACGAATATGACCGCTCGAACAAGCGGAGGAAGCTTGATTTCAACCCACTGCGCAACGACGATCGATTCAGCGACATCCCATCCCGCCCCCAAAACCGCTTCAACTCGAGAAGCTCTACACCGCGCGCCGGCTCAAGATTGGCTGGCGCATCCACACCAACGCAACGAGAGTTTGACGGCCCAGAAGAGGGCGTCGACGACCAAGATGCCATCAACGCTCTCGACCGCGACTGGTatggtggtgacgatgatttGGGTGGACACACGTTTGGCGACGACACCCATAATCCATTCGGCGATGAGGCAGGCTGGGCAGCGCAGGAAAGGGAGGCTGCCTTGATAGAGAAAAAGGTCGCCAACTTTTCGCGCGGCGGCATGAACGCGCGACAGTTGCAGAAACAAAAGGATGTTGATGCATGGGAGACCAACAGAATGCTCACATCCGGTGTGGCGCAACGAAGAGATATGGGACGCGATTTTGAGGACGACCAAGAAGGGACCCGCGTTCATCTTCTCGTGCATGACCTACGACCGCCGTTCTTGGACGGACGAACTGTCTTTACGAAGCAATTGGAGCCCATTCCTGCCGTTCGAGATGCCCAAAGTGATATGGCTGTCTTCAGCAGGAAAGGGAGTCGCGTTGTGAAGGAAAGGCGCACGCAGAGAGAACGCGCAAAACAGGCTCAGGAGGCAACAAACGTGGCAGGAACTGCGCTGGGTAACTTGATGGGGGTGAAAGAAGAGGACACCGACAGCGCCCTTCCCATCGCGAGTGAGGAATCTGGAAAGGCGCAAAACTCGAACAAATTCAGCGAACATATGAAGAAGTCGGAGGGCGCAAGCAACTTCAGTCAAAGCAAATCCTTGAAAGAACAGCGGGAGTATCTTCCAGCGTTTGCTGTTCGCGAAGATTTGCTGCGGGTAATTCGAGACAACCAAGTGGTCATTGTGGTCGGAGAAACGGGCTCTGGCAAAACGACACAGCTGGCCCAGTTTCTGTATGAAGATGGCTACGGCAAGGTTGGTATGATTGGTTGCACACAGCCCCGAAGAGTAGCAGCAATGAGTGTTGCCAAACGTGTGGCTgaggaaatggaagtaaaacTCGGGAGTACAGTGGGCTATGCGATTCGTTTCGAGGACTGCACCAGCAAAGAGACGGTTATCAAGTACATGACAGATGGTGTGTTGCTTCGAGAATCTCTGAATGAGCCGGACCTTGATCGATACTCGTGCGTCATCATGGATGAAGCCCACGAAAGAGCGCTCAATACCGACGTTCTCATGGGCTTGTTCAAAAAGATTCTTCAGAGACGCCGCGATCTGAAACTGATCGTGACTTCGGCCACGATGAACTCCAAACGCTTCTCCGACTTTTACGGCGGAGCTCCCGAGTTCACGATCCCGGGTCGAACATTCCCCGTTGATGTCATGTTTCACCGGTCACCTGTTGAGGACTACGTGGATGCGGCCGTGCAGCAGGTCCTGGCGATTCATGTGGGCAAACCAGCAGGCGATATTCTGGTATTCATGACGGGCCAGGAAGATATTGAGGTGACGTGTGAGCTTGTCCATGAACGCCTGGATGCGCTCAACGATCCTCCAAAGCTCAGCATCCTCCCTATTTACAGTCAAATGCCGGCAGATTTGCAGGCCAAGATTTTCGACCGAGCTGCCCCGGGTGTTCGGAAATGTATCGTGGCCACCAACATTGCCGAGACCAGTTTAACGGTCGATGGTATCATGTATGTGGTTGACGCAGGGTACTCGAAGCTCAAAGTGTACAACCCACGAATGGGTATGGACACGCTACAAATCACCCCCATCTCGCAAGCAAACGCATCGCAGCGTTCCGGTCGTGCCGGGCGAACCGGCCCCGGACAGGCCTACCGTCTTTTCACCGAAAAGGCCTTCAAAGACGAGATGTACATCTCCACAATCCCCGAGATTCAAAGAACCAACCTGAGCAACACAGTCTTGCTCCTCAAGTCCCTCGGCGTCAAAGACCTGCTCGACTTTGACTTTATGgaccccccaccccaagaCACCATCACGACCTCCTTGTTCGACTTGTGGGCGCTGGGAGCCCTGGATAACCTCGGCGAGCTGACCGACCTGGGACGGAAGATGAACGCCTTCCCCATGGATCCCTCACTCGCCAAACTTCTGATCACGTCGGAGCAATATGGCTGCAGCGAAGAGATGGTCATCATCGTCTCGATGCTCTCCGTCCCCAACGTCTTCTTCCGACCTAAAGAACGCCAGGAGGAATCCGACGCCGCACGGGAGAAGTTCTTCGTGCCAGAATCAGACCACTTGACCTATCTCCACGTCTACACGCAGTGGAAAGCAAACGGGTACAGCGACCGGTGGTGCGTCCAGCACTTTTTGCACTCCAAGTCCCTCCGCCGTGCGAAAGAGGTCCGGGACCAGCTGCTGGATATCATGAAGTTGCAGCAGATGGAAATGGTGAGCTGCGGGACTGACTGGGACGTGATCCGGAAGTGCATCTGCTCGGGGTATTACCATCAGGCGGCCAAAGTCAAGGGCATAGGCGAGTACATTAATTTGCGAACGTCGGTGACGGTCCAGCTCCACCCGACGAGCGCGCTTTATGGGCTGGGGTTCTTGCCGGATTATGTCATTTATCATGAGCTGATCCTGACGTCGAAGGAGTACATGTCTACGGTCACGTCGGTGGATCCTCACTGGCTGGCCGAGCTGGGCGGCGTGTTTTATTCagtcaaggagaaggggtaTTCGGCTAGGGAGAAGAGGATCACGGAGACCGAGTTTaacaagaagatggagattgAGGCGCAGATGGCGGCGGATAAGAAGAggcatgaggaggaggtgcaggccgaggaggagctgaagctggtgaagaaggctggTCCGGCGGGGAAGAGTAAAGATAAAAAGACGGTCACgtcgggggcggtggtgaagcccgtgaggaagagggctgggaggggattttga